The segment CCGCCTCCGTGCGTGCGGTCGACGTACGCGACTGGGCGCGGGCCAGCAGCCCGTCGGCGTCCAGGTCGCCGGTGCGCTCGGTGGCGCGGGCCGTGGGGCGGGTCTCCAGCCGCGCCGCGAGTACCTCTTCGGACTGGTTGGTCCAGCCGAAGCCGAAGTAGCGCTGGCCCTCGAAGGTCGCGCACCGCACCGACGCCTGCGCGATCGCCGTACGCCCCTCCGCGCGGTCGAGCGCCGCCCCCTCGGCGAGCACGCGGTCGATCTCGGCCCGCATCGCGGGCGTGACTCCGCCGCGGCTGACGGCGCCGGGAGCACGGGTCGTCTCGGCGGTCGGGGCGATCTCGCCGCGGTCGTCCTGCCCGCCGTCGGGGAGGAGCGGGACGGCGCCGAGGGTGAGCGCGAGGGCCGCGGCGGCGATGGTCACGGGGTGGCGCCAGAGCGGGCGCGAGGCGTCCTCGTCGGCGATGCGGTGGGCGACCTTGCGGAGGGTCGGGCGGGGAAGTGCAGGCATGGGGGAAGACCTTCGATCCGAGACAGACGGACGCCTCACTGTCCTCTTTGGCCCCAGAAGTCGCAAGTCTCACTCCTGCCCCATCCGGGGGATGTGGGCGACGCGCTCGATCCGTCGGAGCGGTGCGTGAGACAGGTTTTCGCGCCCCAGAACGTGCGTCACTCACCGCTCGTACGACGACACGCCGGGGCAGCGGGCGGTGCGTGAGCGACATTCCGCGGGCCGGGAATGTGGGTGGGCCACCGCCCGGGGCGGGGACACGCCGGGGCGCGCCGGCGGGCGGTGCGTGAGCGACATTCCGCGGGCCGGGAATGTGGGTGGGCCACCGCCCGGTGCGCCTGCTGGAGACAAACGTGGATGGAGCGGATGACGAGATTCGAACTCGCGACATCGACGATGGGCAGAGCGTCGCGCTCGGCGCGACTACCGAGAGACAGGTGCGCCTACCTGGAGACAAACGTGGAGCGGATGACGAGATTCGAACTCGCGACATCGACGATGGGCAGAGCGTCGAGCTCGGCGCGACTACCGAGAGACAGGTGCGCCTACCTGGAGACAAACGTGGAGCGGATGACGAGATTCGAACTCGCGACATCGACCTTGGGAAGGTCGCGCTCTACCAACTGAGCTACATCCGCAGTGCCGTCCGGGGACGGCGGGCCAGATGCTACTAGACGGGTCTACCGGACCGGGGGTCGCACGGTGGAGAGGGCGGGATGCTTGGGCGCGACGGTGTCACCGGACGAGCGCCCGGTGAGCCGGCGGTGCACCCATGGCACGAGGAACTCGCGGGTCCACTGCGCGTTGGCGGCCCAGGTCTCGCGGCGTCCGAGGACAGGGAGCGGACCGACGGTCACCGGGTCGAGGCCGTGCTCGACGCCGATGGCCTCGAGGACGGCGTGGGCCATGTGGGTGTGGCCGGAGCTGTTGAGGTGCATCCGGTCGGTGTCCATCACGCCGGCGATCTCGATGTCGCGCATCCGCCACATGTCGACGACGCTCGCGCCGTGGCGGTCGGCGATCTCGCGGACCCACTCGTTGAAGATCGCCATCCGGCCGCGCATCGGGCCGTAGATCCCGCCGGCGCCCGGGTCGAAGATGGTGAACATGACGACGTGCGCGCCGCTCGCGCTGAGCCGCGCGATCGCGTCGTCGTACGTCCGGGCCAGCGCGTCGATGTCGACGCGCGGGCGGAGCACGTCGTTGCCGCCGCCGTGGATGGTGACCAGGTCGGGCTGGAGCGCGAGGGCCGCGTCGACCTGCTCGGTGACGATGGCGCCGAGCTTGCGACCGCGGATGGCGAGGTTGGCGTAGCCGAAGTCGTCGGTCTGCTGGGCGAGCACCTCGGCGACGCGGTCGGCCCAGCCGCGCAGGCCGTTGGGTCGAGCAGGGTCGGGGTCGCCGACACCCTCGGTGAAGGAGTCGCCCAGGGCGACGTAGCGGTGGAAGGTCACCGATCCATTGTGGCCACGAGGGCCGCGGTCTCGAAACTGAGGCTAGGGTCGGCCGCGTGCTGCTCTCTGATCGCGACATCGCCGCCGAGATCGACGCCGGCCGGATCGCCCTCGAGCCCTGGGACCCGCAGATG is part of the Nocardioides cavernae genome and harbors:
- a CDS encoding SGNH/GDSL hydrolase family protein, with amino-acid sequence MTFHRYVALGDSFTEGVGDPDPARPNGLRGWADRVAEVLAQQTDDFGYANLAIRGRKLGAIVTEQVDAALALQPDLVTIHGGGNDVLRPRVDIDALARTYDDAIARLSASGAHVVMFTIFDPGAGGIYGPMRGRMAIFNEWVREIADRHGASVVDMWRMRDIEIAGVMDTDRMHLNSSGHTHMAHAVLEAIGVEHGLDPVTVGPLPVLGRRETWAANAQWTREFLVPWVHRRLTGRSSGDTVAPKHPALSTVRPPVR